A stretch of Acidovorax sp. RAC01 DNA encodes these proteins:
- a CDS encoding acyl-CoA dehydrogenase family protein, giving the protein MDFSLSSEILELRDKTRHFIAEQVIPLENDERQSSHGPSEALRRELVGRARAAGLLTPHASRDMGGLDLSHVAKAVVFEEAGYSWLGPTALNIHAPDEGNIHLMEEVATPAQKERWLRPQVAGHTRSCFAMTEPSPGAGADPSMLATTAVRDGDHYVINGLKWFITGADGADYAIIMARMEDGSATMFLSDMDRPGIVLDRNMDAMDACFTGGHGVLRFDNLRVPAEEVLGEIGKGFRYAQVRLAPARLTHCMRWLGQARRAHDAALAYARKRHAFGKPLAEHEGVGFMLADNDMDLHTARLHIWHTAWMLDQGEKCNFESSRAKVVCSEAEWRVVDRSVQILGGQGVTSESPVMRIFTDMRAFRIYDGPSEVHRWSMARKLVHQAEKAEVGASS; this is encoded by the coding sequence ATGGACTTTTCCCTGTCTTCTGAGATTCTTGAGCTGCGCGACAAGACGCGGCACTTCATTGCCGAGCAGGTCATTCCGCTCGAAAACGACGAGCGCCAGTCTTCGCATGGCCCCAGCGAGGCCCTGCGCCGCGAACTGGTGGGGCGTGCGCGCGCTGCGGGCCTGCTTACGCCCCATGCCTCCCGCGACATGGGGGGGCTGGACCTGAGCCATGTGGCCAAGGCGGTGGTGTTTGAAGAGGCTGGCTATTCGTGGCTGGGCCCCACGGCACTCAACATCCACGCGCCGGACGAGGGCAACATCCACCTGATGGAAGAGGTGGCCACGCCAGCGCAAAAAGAGCGCTGGCTGCGCCCCCAGGTGGCGGGCCATACACGCTCATGCTTTGCCATGACCGAGCCTTCGCCCGGCGCGGGGGCTGACCCCTCGATGCTGGCCACCACCGCCGTGCGCGACGGGGACCATTACGTCATCAACGGCCTCAAGTGGTTCATCACCGGCGCGGATGGGGCGGACTACGCCATCATCATGGCCCGCATGGAAGACGGCTCGGCCACCATGTTCCTGTCGGACATGGACCGCCCCGGCATCGTGCTGGACCGCAACATGGATGCCATGGACGCCTGCTTCACCGGCGGGCACGGCGTGCTGCGGTTCGACAACCTGCGCGTGCCCGCAGAGGAGGTTCTGGGCGAGATTGGCAAGGGCTTCCGATATGCGCAGGTTCGTTTGGCACCCGCGCGCCTCACGCACTGCATGCGCTGGCTGGGGCAAGCCCGCCGCGCCCACGATGCTGCGCTGGCCTATGCGCGCAAGCGCCACGCCTTTGGCAAGCCGCTGGCTGAGCATGAGGGCGTGGGCTTCATGCTGGCCGACAACGACATGGATCTGCACACCGCCCGCCTGCACATCTGGCACACCGCGTGGATGCTGGACCAGGGTGAGAAATGCAACTTCGAGTCCAGCCGCGCCAAGGTGGTGTGCTCGGAGGCCGAATGGCGCGTGGTGGATCGCAGCGTACAGATCCTCGGCGGCCAGGGCGTCACCAGCGAGTCGCCGGTGATGCGCATCTTTACCGACATGCGTGCGTTTCGCATCTACGACGGCCCGAGCGAAGTGCATCGCTGGAGCATGGCGC
- a CDS encoding acetate--CoA ligase family protein, which translates to MQDLLTSALNPRSVAIIGASENIHKIGGRPIYYMQRHGFQGAIYPVNPARDEIQGHKSYASMAALPEVPDLALVVVGGDKTVAAVEECAELGVKSAVVIASGFGETGPEGMELQRHMVAKARAKGMRLYGPNTQGLANFGTGAIAGFSTMFIEVPPMDGPVGIVSQSGGMSAMTYGLLRGRGLGVRHVHATGNEADVSVGELALAVAHDPDVRLLLLYLESIANPEMLAAAAAHARERDLPIIAIKAGRSAQGQKAASSHTGSLANEDRTVDAFFRHHGIWRVRDPHEQARAAQAYLKGWRPEGRRLVVISNSGASCVMGADAADDEGLPLAELSKETQAAVASKLPGFATATNPIDITAALLSNSGLFGDVLPAVAQDPAADLFFINIPVAGAGYDVQAFARDAAAFEAATGKPVAVAAWQESVAEPFRAQGIATFPNEGEALGVLAQVANHTALLRKERTVWPTLPQVQLPAGARGFLNEADSLALLARHGIPTAPLRLCRSGQEARDAFDVVGAPAVVKACSAEVPHKSEHGLVALGVSTREQAADLYERFDAKMQSMGVARDGVILAATRKGRHEFMVGARVDPVFGPVVVVGDGGKNVEALKDCAVLLPPFSTADVVQALGTLRIAPLLAGVRGDPPLDVQALAEIAVAVGQVIAGARGTMASVDLNPVMVGAAGEGAVVVDALVECAGVPSSGS; encoded by the coding sequence ATGCAAGACCTTCTTACCTCCGCTCTCAACCCGCGCTCGGTGGCCATCATTGGAGCCTCCGAAAACATCCACAAGATTGGCGGCCGCCCTATCTACTACATGCAGCGCCACGGCTTCCAGGGTGCCATCTACCCGGTCAACCCGGCGCGCGACGAGATCCAGGGGCACAAGAGCTACGCCTCAATGGCCGCGCTGCCTGAGGTGCCCGACCTGGCCCTGGTGGTGGTGGGCGGTGACAAGACCGTGGCGGCTGTCGAAGAGTGTGCCGAGCTGGGCGTCAAGTCTGCGGTGGTGATTGCCTCGGGCTTTGGCGAGACGGGGCCGGAGGGCATGGAGCTGCAGCGCCACATGGTGGCCAAAGCCCGCGCCAAGGGCATGCGGCTGTACGGGCCGAACACCCAGGGCTTGGCCAACTTTGGCACGGGTGCGATTGCGGGCTTTTCCACCATGTTCATCGAGGTTCCGCCCATGGATGGGCCGGTGGGCATCGTGAGCCAGAGCGGCGGCATGAGCGCCATGACCTATGGCCTGCTGCGCGGGCGCGGCCTGGGGGTGCGCCATGTGCATGCCACGGGCAATGAAGCGGATGTATCGGTGGGCGAACTGGCCCTGGCCGTGGCGCACGACCCGGACGTGCGCCTGCTGCTGCTGTACCTGGAGAGCATTGCCAACCCCGAGATGCTGGCCGCCGCCGCCGCCCATGCGCGCGAGCGTGACCTGCCCATCATCGCCATCAAGGCCGGGCGCTCTGCCCAGGGGCAAAAGGCTGCGTCATCGCACACGGGCTCGCTGGCCAATGAAGACCGCACGGTGGACGCTTTCTTCCGCCACCACGGCATCTGGCGGGTGCGCGACCCGCACGAGCAGGCGCGCGCCGCGCAGGCCTACCTCAAGGGCTGGCGCCCCGAAGGCCGGCGCCTGGTGGTCATCAGCAACTCGGGCGCCAGCTGCGTGATGGGGGCGGATGCGGCGGATGACGAAGGCTTGCCGCTGGCAGAACTGTCGAAAGAGACCCAGGCCGCCGTAGCCTCCAAGCTGCCGGGCTTTGCCACGGCCACCAACCCCATCGACATCACCGCCGCGCTGCTGAGCAACAGCGGCCTGTTTGGCGATGTGCTGCCCGCCGTGGCGCAGGACCCTGCGGCCGACCTGTTCTTCATCAACATTCCCGTGGCCGGCGCAGGCTACGACGTGCAGGCTTTTGCACGCGACGCGGCAGCCTTTGAAGCCGCCACCGGCAAGCCCGTGGCGGTGGCAGCCTGGCAGGAGAGCGTGGCCGAGCCCTTTCGTGCTCAGGGCATCGCCACCTTCCCGAATGAAGGCGAGGCCCTGGGCGTGCTGGCCCAGGTGGCCAACCACACGGCGCTGCTGCGCAAAGAGCGCACGGTCTGGCCCACACTGCCCCAGGTGCAGTTGCCTGCAGGTGCCCGTGGCTTTTTGAACGAGGCCGACAGCCTGGCGCTGCTGGCGCGCCACGGCATTCCCACCGCGCCGCTGCGCCTGTGCCGTTCGGGCCAGGAAGCCCGCGATGCGTTTGACGTCGTTGGCGCACCAGCGGTGGTCAAGGCCTGTTCTGCCGAGGTGCCACACAAAAGCGAGCATGGTCTGGTGGCGCTGGGTGTGTCCACGCGTGAGCAGGCGGCCGACCTGTACGAGCGCTTTGACGCCAAGATGCAGTCCATGGGTGTGGCGCGCGACGGTGTGATCTTGGCAGCCACCCGCAAGGGGCGCCATGAATTCATGGTGGGTGCACGGGTCGATCCGGTTTTTGGGCCCGTGGTGGTGGTGGGCGATGGCGGCAAGAACGTCGAGGCGCTCAAGGACTGCGCGGTGCTGCTACCACCCTTCAGCACGGCGGACGTGGTGCAGGCCCTGGGCACGTTGCGCATTGCCCCACTGCTGGCCGGTGTGCGTGGAGACCCGCCACTGGATGTGCAGGCGCTGGCAGAGATCGCCGTGGCGGTGGGCCAGGTGATTGCGGGCGCGCGTGGCACCATGGCGTCGGTCGACCTGAACCCCGTCATGGTGGGTGCTGCCGGAGAGGGCGCCGTGGTGGTGGATGCCCTGGTTGAGTGCGCCGGCGTGCCCTCCAGCGGTTCGTGA
- a CDS encoding tripartite tricarboxylate transporter substrate binding protein, with protein MKATTHHLTPRRHWMGLACAALCAVASPVAWAQDYPHKPVKLVVPYPPGGPTDIVARAVAQKLQERMGQPFVVDNRPGAGANTGAEAVARSAPDGYTLVVATTAHAINPALFAKLNYSLLKDFAPVSQLTSGPLVIVANPALPANNVAELIALAKSRNGGLNYGSSGNGQSTHLSAELFSAMAGVKMTHVPYKGSAPALTDVMGGQVDLMFDTMLSSMPHVKAGKLKALAVTSAQRSSVAPDLPTVAESGLTGYEAIAWNGLLAPVGTPKDVVARLNSELKAVLESPDIRQRFDAQGFASSWNTPAAYGSFLQSEVDKWAKVVKASGAKID; from the coding sequence ATGAAAGCCACCACCCACCACCTCACCCCGCGCCGCCACTGGATGGGCCTGGCCTGCGCTGCCCTGTGCGCTGTGGCTTCGCCCGTGGCCTGGGCGCAGGACTACCCTCACAAGCCCGTCAAGCTGGTGGTGCCCTACCCACCAGGCGGGCCGACCGACATCGTTGCCCGCGCCGTAGCCCAGAAGCTGCAGGAACGCATGGGCCAGCCTTTCGTGGTGGACAACCGCCCTGGCGCGGGGGCCAACACCGGGGCCGAGGCTGTGGCGCGCAGCGCACCCGATGGCTATACCCTGGTGGTGGCTACCACGGCGCACGCCATCAATCCGGCGCTGTTCGCCAAGCTCAATTACTCGCTCCTCAAAGATTTTGCGCCGGTGTCCCAGCTCACCAGCGGCCCGCTCGTGATCGTGGCCAACCCCGCCTTGCCCGCCAACAACGTGGCAGAACTCATTGCGCTGGCGAAAAGCCGCAACGGTGGGCTGAACTACGGGTCATCGGGCAATGGCCAGTCCACGCACCTGTCGGCGGAGCTGTTCAGCGCCATGGCCGGGGTGAAGATGACCCATGTGCCCTACAAGGGCAGCGCCCCAGCGCTCACCGACGTGATGGGCGGGCAGGTGGACCTGATGTTTGACACCATGCTGTCGTCCATGCCACATGTGAAGGCGGGCAAGCTCAAGGCGTTGGCCGTGACCAGCGCCCAGCGCTCCAGCGTGGCCCCGGATCTGCCCACGGTGGCCGAGTCGGGCCTGACGGGCTACGAGGCCATCGCCTGGAACGGCCTGCTGGCCCCTGTCGGCACACCCAAGGATGTGGTGGCGCGGCTCAACTCCGAACTCAAGGCCGTGCTGGAGAGCCCGGACATTCGCCAGCGCTTTGACGCGCAGGGCTTTGCGTCCAGCTGGAACACCCCTGCAGCCTACGGCAGCTTCCTGCAGTCAGAGGTGGACAAATGGGCCAAGGTGGTCAAGGCCTCTGGCGCCAAGATTGACTGA
- a CDS encoding Zn-ribbon domain-containing OB-fold protein: MNATETGLSRPLAAPYTDGVCDGVLRYQQCSACGGAQTLARYACQHCGQRAAMPWRDAAGTATVRAVTEVARAPSEEFRALAPYTLVIVQLDEGPRLMAHAASGVQIGQRVRAGFFEHNGRALVRFDPMV; the protein is encoded by the coding sequence ATGAACGCTACAGAAACCGGTCTGTCACGCCCCTTGGCGGCCCCCTACACCGATGGTGTGTGCGACGGGGTGCTGCGCTACCAGCAGTGCAGCGCCTGCGGTGGTGCGCAAACTTTGGCGCGTTATGCCTGCCAGCACTGTGGGCAGCGCGCGGCCATGCCTTGGCGCGATGCAGCTGGCACCGCCACCGTGCGCGCCGTGACCGAGGTGGCGCGCGCGCCTTCCGAGGAGTTCCGTGCCCTGGCCCCTTACACGCTGGTCATCGTGCAGCTGGACGAAGGGCCGCGCCTCATGGCCCATGCCGCGTCCGGCGTGCAAATCGGGCAGCGTGTGCGCGCTGGCTTTTTTGAGCACAACGGCCGCGCTCTGGTGCGCTTTGATCCCATGGTCTAG
- a CDS encoding thiolase family protein yields the protein MNAVSRPAYLRGAGGTAFGRHEGRSALDLMDDAAALAIDRSGLQRSEIDGVLCGYATTLPHLMLSTLVCERLALRPRYAHGMQLGGATGAAMLMAARELVRSGRCRNVLVLGGENRLTGQSRDSSIQTLAQVGDMDYEVPNGASVPAYYALMASQYMHLTGVTSQDMAEFAVLMRTHARSHPGAHLRTPITLQEVLAAKPIARPLSLLDCCPISDGAMALVVADQPSDHAAVAMVGAGQAHRHQHLTAMEDVLQCGAGEAARRAFDEAGLGLCDVDYLAIYDSFTITLTMLLEEIGFAPRGGAAQRARAGDFAAGGVLPLNTHGGLLSFGHCGVAGGMAHAVETWEQMTGQAGARQIRQPRHAFIHADGGVMSSHVSLLLSRED from the coding sequence ATGAACGCGGTATCGCGACCTGCATACCTGCGCGGCGCAGGGGGAACGGCCTTCGGTCGGCACGAGGGGCGCAGTGCCCTGGACCTGATGGACGACGCGGCCGCCCTCGCCATTGACCGCAGTGGCCTGCAGCGCAGCGAGATTGATGGCGTGCTGTGCGGCTACGCCACCACCTTGCCGCACCTGATGCTGTCCACCCTGGTGTGCGAGCGGCTGGCGCTGAGGCCGCGCTACGCACATGGCATGCAGCTGGGTGGTGCTACCGGCGCGGCCATGCTGATGGCGGCGCGCGAGCTGGTGCGCTCGGGCCGCTGCCGCAATGTGCTGGTGCTGGGGGGCGAAAACCGTCTCACGGGCCAGTCCCGCGACAGCTCCATCCAGACGCTCGCGCAAGTGGGCGACATGGATTACGAAGTGCCCAACGGCGCCTCAGTGCCCGCCTACTACGCGCTCATGGCGTCGCAGTACATGCACCTCACGGGCGTCACTTCGCAAGACATGGCCGAGTTTGCCGTGCTCATGCGCACCCACGCGCGCAGCCATCCTGGTGCGCATTTGCGCACGCCTATCACGCTGCAGGAAGTGCTGGCTGCCAAGCCCATCGCGCGGCCCTTGTCGCTGCTAGATTGCTGCCCGATCTCGGACGGCGCCATGGCGTTGGTGGTGGCAGACCAGCCATCAGACCACGCCGCCGTGGCCATGGTGGGCGCGGGTCAGGCCCACCGCCACCAGCACCTCACGGCCATGGAAGATGTATTGCAGTGCGGCGCTGGTGAAGCCGCGCGGCGGGCTTTTGACGAGGCAGGCCTGGGCCTGTGCGATGTGGACTACCTCGCCATCTACGACTCTTTCACCATCACCCTCACCATGCTGCTGGAAGAAATTGGCTTCGCCCCCCGGGGCGGGGCGGCGCAGCGTGCCCGCGCGGGCGACTTTGCTGCAGGCGGCGTGCTGCCGCTGAATACCCACGGTGGTTTGTTGTCGTTCGGGCATTGCGGCGTGGCGGGCGGTATGGCCCATGCGGTCGAGACCTGGGAGCAGATGACCGGGCAGGCCGGAGCGCGCCAGATCCGGCAGCCGCGTCACGCTTTCATTCACGCAGATGGTGGCGTCATGTCGTCCCATGTGAGCCTGCTGCTTTCACGCGAGGACTGA
- a CDS encoding IclR family transcriptional regulator: protein MPPSVKPKVVITPDRGATSSVERALRVLRVMSEGGGVRLTDIAAAADLDKATALRLLDVMAREGFVTRDAVSKQFTLGPELTVLGAAALRRFDPRPLARPSLMRLAGIFQDTVLLSMRSGVESLCLDVEEGSYPIRANYLTVGSRRPLGVGAGSLALLAWMPDDEREAALEILSGQLERYPRITPTLLRERIAQARKCGYAVLLDVVVERMGGIGVAILDAQGRPVAALSIASLNERILTREAALAHALVREATVCQVRWAEATRPDRRTATHYPEKNA from the coding sequence ATGCCCCCTTCCGTCAAGCCCAAGGTAGTCATCACCCCTGACCGCGGTGCCACTTCATCCGTGGAGCGTGCATTGCGCGTGCTGCGCGTCATGTCCGAAGGCGGCGGTGTACGCCTCACCGACATTGCCGCCGCTGCCGATCTGGACAAGGCCACAGCCCTGCGTCTGCTCGATGTGATGGCGCGTGAGGGGTTTGTGACCCGTGATGCCGTGAGCAAGCAGTTCACTTTGGGCCCTGAACTCACGGTGCTGGGCGCAGCGGCGCTGCGCCGGTTTGACCCGCGCCCGCTGGCGCGACCCAGCCTGATGCGGTTGGCAGGTATTTTTCAGGACACGGTGCTGCTGTCCATGCGCAGCGGCGTGGAGTCGTTGTGCCTTGATGTGGAAGAGGGCTCCTACCCCATCCGCGCGAATTACCTCACCGTGGGCAGCCGCCGGCCGCTCGGGGTGGGCGCGGGCAGCCTGGCGCTGCTGGCCTGGATGCCTGACGACGAGCGCGAGGCCGCACTCGAGATCCTCTCAGGCCAGCTGGAGCGATACCCGCGCATCACGCCCACGTTGCTGCGTGAGCGCATTGCCCAGGCACGCAAGTGCGGCTATGCGGTGCTGCTGGATGTGGTGGTGGAACGCATGGGCGGCATTGGTGTGGCCATCCTCGACGCCCAGGGCCGGCCGGTGGCGGCGCTCAGCATTGCCTCCCTCAACGAACGCATCCTCACCCGCGAGGCCGCGCTGGCCCATGCACTCGTGCGAGAAGCCACGGTGTGCCAGGTGCGCTGGGCCGAGGCTACGCGCCCCGACCGCCGCACCGCCACCCACTACCCGGAGAAGAACGCATGA
- a CDS encoding RNA recognition motif domain-containing protein: MSTKIYVGNLPYSVTDSTLESNFSEFGGVSSAKVMMDRETGRSKGFGFVEMASAEVAQAAITALHGMSVDGRSIVVNLARPREAGGGGNGSGGYSAAGYGGAKRTDVGYGNGGYGGGRY; encoded by the coding sequence ATGAGCACCAAAATCTACGTGGGCAACCTGCCCTACTCCGTGACCGATTCGACCCTCGAAAGCAACTTCTCCGAGTTCGGCGGCGTGTCTTCCGCCAAGGTCATGATGGACCGCGAAACCGGCCGTTCCAAGGGCTTCGGCTTTGTGGAAATGGCTTCGGCTGAAGTGGCCCAGGCCGCTATCACCGCCTTGCACGGCATGTCGGTGGACGGCCGTTCCATCGTCGTGAACCTGGCCCGCCCGCGTGAAGCAGGTGGCGGCGGCAACGGTTCGGGCGGCTACAGCGCTGCCGGCTACGGCGGTGCCAAGCGCACCGACGTGGGCTACGGCAACGGCGGCTACGGCGGCGGTCGTTACTGA
- a CDS encoding histidine phosphatase family protein, protein MGTLYLVRHGQASFGADDYDVLSPRGHQQAVRLGEYWRTRGLAFDAVMTGTLRRHTETLAGISEGLPGLPEVTRWPGLNEYDSHALIAAIHPQPLGKADTPELYRAHFRILCDALAQWMAGVISPQGMPSWNEFSAGVRAVLDHVRHHHAGQNVLLVSSGGPISTAVGEVLGTAPEVTIALNMRIRNSAVTEFSISPKRLMLQTFNTLPHLNEMEHVEWVTHA, encoded by the coding sequence ATGGGAACCCTCTACCTCGTGCGCCACGGCCAGGCCTCGTTTGGCGCGGATGACTACGACGTGCTCAGCCCCCGTGGCCACCAGCAGGCCGTGCGCCTGGGCGAATACTGGCGCACGCGCGGCCTGGCGTTCGACGCCGTGATGACCGGCACCTTGCGCCGCCACACCGAAACCCTGGCCGGCATTTCCGAAGGCCTGCCGGGCCTGCCCGAAGTGACCCGCTGGCCGGGCCTCAACGAATACGACAGCCACGCGCTGATCGCTGCCATCCACCCCCAGCCCCTGGGCAAGGCCGACACGCCGGAGCTGTACCGCGCGCATTTCCGCATCCTGTGCGATGCGCTGGCGCAGTGGATGGCGGGCGTCATCAGCCCGCAGGGCATGCCCAGCTGGAACGAGTTTTCAGCCGGCGTGCGCGCGGTGCTGGACCATGTGCGGCACCACCACGCAGGCCAGAACGTGCTGCTGGTGAGCAGCGGCGGCCCGATTTCCACCGCGGTGGGCGAAGTGCTGGGCACGGCGCCCGAGGTGACGATTGCGCTGAACATGCGCATTCGCAACAGCGCGGTGACGGAGTTCTCGATCTCGCCCAAACGGCTGATGTTGCAAACGTTCAATACGTTGCCGCATCTCAATGAGATGGAGCATGTGGAGTGGGTGACGCATGCTTGA
- a CDS encoding creatininase family protein, protein MNAAADATSPLPLPSRYWADLSTRDFAALQASGQAEHVVAVLPVAAIEQHGPHLPLSVDATLLQGVIGAALPHLPSDLPVLFLPPQNVGLSTEHEGFAGTLTLSPATVIALWTELGACVARAGVKKLLIFNSHGGNVAVMDIVARELRQRHGLLVYSASWFSLPLPADVQGQFSAQEHRFGIHAGEIETSMMLHLAPATVGMEHAQNFRSTSQDRAERYAILGNGKSAKMGWAMQDYHPSGAVGRADAATAEKGRAVVEAAGGALAALLGEVVALPLGTVRV, encoded by the coding sequence ATGAACGCCGCCGCCGACGCTACGTCCCCTTTGCCGCTGCCTTCCCGCTACTGGGCAGACCTCTCCACCCGCGACTTTGCAGCCCTGCAGGCCAGTGGCCAGGCCGAACACGTCGTGGCCGTGCTGCCCGTGGCTGCCATCGAGCAGCACGGCCCGCATCTGCCGCTGTCGGTGGATGCCACCCTGCTGCAGGGCGTGATCGGCGCCGCGTTGCCGCACCTGCCGTCCGATCTGCCCGTGCTTTTTCTGCCCCCGCAAAACGTGGGGCTGAGCACCGAACATGAAGGCTTCGCCGGCACACTGACCCTGTCGCCCGCCACCGTGATCGCGCTGTGGACCGAGCTGGGCGCGTGCGTGGCGCGGGCCGGCGTCAAGAAGCTGCTCATCTTCAACAGCCACGGCGGCAATGTGGCCGTGATGGACATCGTGGCCCGCGAGCTGCGCCAGCGCCATGGCCTGCTGGTGTACAGCGCCAGCTGGTTCAGCCTGCCGCTGCCGGCGGATGTGCAAGGCCAGTTCAGTGCGCAAGAGCACCGTTTTGGCATCCACGCGGGCGAGATCGAGACGTCGATGATGTTGCACCTGGCCCCCGCCACGGTGGGCATGGAGCATGCGCAGAACTTCCGCTCCACCTCGCAGGACCGCGCTGAGCGCTACGCCATTCTGGGCAACGGCAAGAGCGCCAAGATGGGCTGGGCGATGCAGGATTACCACCCGAGTGGGGCGGTGGGGCGGGCGGATGCTGCGACAGCTGAGAAGGGGAGGGCTGTGGTGGAGGCGGCGGGGGGAGCGCTGGCGGCGTTGCTGGGGGAGGTGGTGGCGCTGCCGTTGGGGACGGTGCGGGTGTAG
- a CDS encoding DUF1569 domain-containing protein: protein MKRRTLLQTPLIAAASAAVVSSLPGLARADEPRIDSLPAAQRWLDRLLSAREARATGAWPLPAVLEHLAQSIEMSLDGFPQPRSAAFQQTLGAAAFAVFSWRGRMSHGLAEPIPGAPALRIDATLPDAAARLREAIERFERHQGPLALHFAYGALDKARFAQAHCLHIANHQDEIVLRA, encoded by the coding sequence ATGAAACGCCGTACCCTGCTGCAGACCCCGCTGATTGCCGCCGCATCCGCTGCCGTTGTGTCCTCCCTGCCGGGCCTGGCCCGCGCCGACGAGCCCCGCATCGACAGCCTGCCCGCAGCGCAACGCTGGCTCGACCGGCTGCTGTCTGCGCGCGAGGCGCGCGCCACCGGCGCCTGGCCGCTGCCAGCCGTTCTGGAGCACCTGGCACAAAGCATCGAGATGAGCCTGGACGGCTTCCCGCAGCCGCGCAGCGCAGCCTTCCAGCAAACGCTGGGCGCGGCAGCGTTTGCGGTGTTCAGCTGGCGGGGCCGCATGTCGCACGGCCTGGCAGAGCCGATTCCGGGTGCCCCCGCGCTGCGCATCGATGCCACCCTTCCCGATGCCGCAGCGCGCCTGCGCGAGGCCATCGAGCGCTTTGAGCGCCACCAGGGCCCGCTGGCCCTGCATTTCGCCTACGGTGCGCTCGACAAGGCGCGCTTTGCGCAGGCGCACTGCCTGCACATCGCCAACCACCAGGACGAAATCGTGCTGCGCGCATGA
- a CDS encoding alanyl-tRNA editing protein — MTTDLFRQDAYLRECSAHIAALMPDTGGIVLDQTVFYPLGGGQAGDSGQLVLADGSSIAIADTRKGKDAEGNPTSDIVHLPAPGQEVQLAQLTAGMPVTARIDWERRHRMMRLHTTSHLLCHVVPQLVNGCSITPDHGRLDFAMTDPLDKDALTAAIAALVAAAHPLAVASISDEELDANPALVKSMSVQPPRGTGRIRTIRIGGDGDAPLIDLQPCGGTHVANTAEIGAIVVTKIEKKSATTRRVVLGFAQ, encoded by the coding sequence ATGACCACCGACCTGTTCCGCCAAGACGCCTACCTGCGCGAATGCAGCGCCCACATCGCCGCCCTCATGCCCGACACCGGTGGCATTGTGCTGGACCAGACGGTCTTCTACCCCCTGGGCGGCGGCCAGGCCGGCGACAGCGGTCAGCTGGTGCTGGCCGATGGCAGCAGCATTGCCATTGCGGACACCCGCAAGGGCAAGGATGCCGAAGGCAACCCGACCAGTGACATCGTGCACCTGCCCGCCCCGGGCCAGGAGGTCCAGCTGGCGCAGCTCACAGCAGGCATGCCGGTGACAGCCCGCATCGACTGGGAGCGCCGCCATCGCATGATGCGGCTGCACACCACGTCGCACCTGCTGTGCCATGTGGTGCCGCAGCTGGTCAATGGCTGCTCCATCACACCCGACCATGGGCGGCTTGATTTCGCGATGACCGACCCGCTCGACAAGGACGCGCTGACCGCCGCCATCGCCGCCCTGGTGGCGGCCGCGCACCCGCTCGCGGTGGCATCGATCAGCGACGAAGAACTGGACGCCAACCCGGCCCTGGTCAAGAGCATGAGCGTGCAACCGCCGCGCGGCACGGGGCGCATCCGCACCATCCGCATCGGCGGCGATGGCGACGCGCCGCTCATCGACCTGCAGCCCTGCGGCGGCACGCATGTGGCCAATACCGCAGAGATCGGCGCCATCGTGGTGACGAAGATTGAGAAGAAAAGCGCCACCACCCGGAGGGTGGTGCTGGGCTTTGCCCAGTGA